A genomic window from Pseudoxanthobacter soli DSM 19599 includes:
- the tssA gene encoding type VI secretion system protein TssA has translation MAITPTFDPEELLAPFEGDAPCGTDPRSDMSPTSRFLRMKDARALARRKERAIDVDPDAPSPLEDWGEMADVGLQILGHEGKDLEVAAWMIEGLLRVDGLSGLHTGLKLAEGLVNTYWDEIYPLPDEDGNEPRLSPFIGLNGASGDGTLIQPLRKLGLTRSDPPMSLWQYEQAMEIEQISDPTKKEARLVAGGTTLETFTAAVQATPASHFSALVADLAEVTAAVNALSDAFVARVGHDAPPAGAIRAALTAIDEAVRVFAADKLAQASMAAESAGYAVEVQEGEAAVAEGAPAAGGGSAVPSSRPASREQALQQILQIAAFFRQTEPHSPISYTLEEVVRRGRMPLTQLLDELVVDAEARRYFYIASGLRPPEVPSE, from the coding sequence ATGGCCATAACCCCGACTTTCGATCCCGAGGAACTGCTCGCTCCGTTCGAGGGTGACGCGCCCTGCGGAACCGATCCGCGCAGCGACATGTCGCCGACCTCGCGCTTCCTGCGGATGAAGGACGCGCGGGCGCTTGCGCGTCGCAAGGAGCGCGCCATCGATGTCGACCCCGACGCGCCTTCGCCGCTGGAGGACTGGGGCGAGATGGCGGATGTCGGCCTCCAGATCCTCGGCCACGAGGGCAAGGACCTCGAAGTCGCGGCCTGGATGATCGAGGGCCTGCTGCGGGTGGATGGGCTGTCGGGGCTCCACACCGGGTTGAAGCTGGCCGAAGGGCTCGTCAACACCTATTGGGACGAGATCTATCCGCTCCCCGACGAGGACGGCAACGAGCCGAGGCTGTCGCCGTTCATCGGTCTCAATGGTGCATCCGGCGACGGCACCCTGATCCAGCCGCTGCGCAAGCTGGGGCTGACGCGCAGCGATCCGCCGATGTCGTTGTGGCAATACGAGCAGGCGATGGAGATCGAGCAGATCTCCGATCCGACCAAGAAAGAAGCCCGCCTCGTCGCCGGCGGGACGACGCTTGAGACGTTCACCGCCGCGGTCCAGGCGACGCCGGCGTCGCACTTCAGCGCGCTCGTGGCCGATCTCGCCGAGGTGACGGCCGCGGTCAACGCGTTGTCGGATGCGTTCGTCGCGCGCGTCGGCCACGATGCGCCGCCGGCCGGTGCCATCCGTGCCGCGCTGACCGCGATCGACGAGGCGGTCCGCGTGTTCGCGGCCGACAAGCTCGCCCAGGCGAGCATGGCCGCCGAAAGCGCCGGCTATGCCGTGGAGGTCCAGGAGGGCGAGGCCGCGGTCGCGGAAGGGGCGCCTGCCGCCGGTGGTGGCAGCGCCGTGCCGTCCTCCCGCCCCGCCAGCCGCGAGCAGGCCTTGCAGCAGATTCTGCAGATCGCGGCGTTCTTTCGCCAGACGGAGCCGCATTCGCCGATTTCCTACACGCTGGAGGAAGTCGTTCGGCGTGGGCGGATGCCGCTGACACAGCTTCTGGACGAACTCGTCGTCGACGCGGAAGCGAGACGTTACTTCTACATTGCCTCCGGACTGCGTCCGCCGGAGGTTCCGAGTGAATAA
- the tssB gene encoding type VI secretion system contractile sheath small subunit — protein MPSIHEKLSRVRKPRVHITYDVETEGAVVQKELPFVVGVIGDFSGDPTEPLKPLGDRKFIQIDRDNFDQVLARMTPGLKMKVDNTLADDGSQMSVELAFKSMEDFSPASVVQNVEPLRKLMDARNQLRDLLSKADRSENLESLLEQILSNEEQLKALGDQLGVAAPEKKEG, from the coding sequence ATGCCGAGCATTCATGAAAAGCTGAGCCGGGTCCGCAAACCGCGCGTCCACATCACCTACGATGTCGAGACGGAAGGCGCGGTCGTCCAGAAGGAGCTTCCCTTCGTCGTCGGCGTGATCGGAGACTTCTCCGGCGATCCGACCGAGCCGCTGAAGCCCCTCGGCGACCGGAAGTTCATCCAGATCGACCGTGACAATTTCGATCAGGTGCTGGCGCGCATGACGCCCGGCCTGAAGATGAAGGTTGACAACACGCTGGCCGACGATGGCAGCCAGATGTCCGTCGAACTCGCGTTCAAGTCGATGGAAGACTTCTCCCCCGCCTCGGTGGTGCAGAATGTCGAGCCGCTTCGCAAGCTGATGGACGCGCGCAACCAGCTGCGCGACCTCCTGTCGAAGGCCGACCGCTCCGAGAATCTGGAGAGCCTTCTGGAACAGATTCTCTCCAACGAAGAGCAGTTGAAGGCGCTCGGCGATCAGCTGGGCGTTGCCGCTCCCGAGAAGAAGGAAGGTTGA
- the tssC gene encoding type VI secretion system contractile sheath large subunit has protein sequence MAAGEAEAQGQAAEAATGELSFLDQAIAATKQTDPDRTTELLRTLTREALAGTVTYSKNLAQTISAAISSIDAKLSTQLNAIMHHPDFQKLEGTWRGLNYLVMNSETSTTLKIRVLNCTKRELYKNLSKASEFDQSAIFKKIYESEFGSPGGEPYGALIGDYEFSNHPEDIELLSQMSSVAAAAFAPFIAAADPALFGFDNYTELSKPRDLEKIFDTVEYAKWRSFRESEDSRFVTLALPRTLARLPYGAMTKPVEEFNYEEGHIVDGVPRAMANNEYCWMNSAFVLGARLTDAFAQHGWCTAIRGAEGGGKVENLPSHVFVSDDGDVDQQCPTEIGITDRREAELSKLGFLPLCHYKGTDYAVFFGAQTTQKPKKYDRPEATANAAISARLPYIMATSRFAHYLKIMGRDKVGAFMEASDCEAWLNRWIINYVNGNPDAGQDMKAKYPLAEAKVEVREIPGKPGSYNAVAWLRPWLQMEELTTSLRMVARIPSAS, from the coding sequence ATGGCCGCGGGTGAAGCCGAAGCACAAGGCCAGGCTGCGGAAGCCGCCACGGGCGAGCTTTCCTTCCTGGACCAGGCGATCGCTGCGACGAAGCAGACCGATCCCGACCGTACCACCGAGCTCTTGCGCACGCTGACGCGTGAGGCGCTGGCCGGCACGGTGACCTATTCCAAGAACCTCGCGCAGACGATCTCTGCGGCGATCTCCAGCATCGACGCCAAGCTGTCGACGCAGCTGAACGCCATCATGCACCACCCGGACTTCCAGAAGCTGGAAGGCACCTGGCGGGGCCTGAACTATCTCGTCATGAACTCCGAGACGAGCACGACCCTGAAGATCCGCGTGCTGAACTGCACGAAGCGCGAGCTCTACAAGAACCTGAGCAAGGCCTCGGAGTTCGACCAGAGCGCGATCTTCAAGAAGATCTACGAGTCCGAGTTCGGCAGCCCTGGCGGCGAGCCCTACGGCGCGCTGATCGGCGACTACGAGTTCTCCAACCATCCCGAGGACATCGAGCTGCTGTCGCAGATGTCGAGCGTGGCCGCTGCGGCCTTCGCTCCCTTCATCGCGGCGGCTGATCCGGCGCTGTTCGGGTTCGACAACTACACCGAGCTGTCGAAGCCGCGCGATCTGGAGAAGATCTTCGACACCGTCGAATACGCCAAGTGGCGCAGCTTCCGGGAATCGGAAGATTCCCGCTTCGTCACGCTGGCCCTGCCGCGCACCCTCGCCCGGCTGCCCTACGGCGCCATGACCAAGCCGGTCGAGGAGTTCAACTACGAGGAAGGCCACATCGTCGACGGCGTGCCGCGTGCGATGGCCAACAACGAATATTGCTGGATGAACTCGGCCTTCGTGCTGGGCGCCCGTCTCACGGATGCGTTCGCGCAGCACGGCTGGTGCACCGCCATCCGCGGCGCCGAGGGCGGCGGCAAGGTCGAGAACCTGCCGAGCCACGTGTTCGTGTCGGATGACGGCGACGTCGACCAGCAGTGCCCGACCGAGATCGGCATCACCGATCGTCGCGAGGCGGAGCTGTCGAAGCTCGGCTTCCTGCCGCTGTGTCACTACAAGGGCACCGACTACGCGGTGTTCTTCGGTGCGCAGACCACCCAGAAGCCGAAGAAGTACGACCGCCCCGAAGCGACTGCCAACGCCGCGATCTCGGCTCGCCTGCCGTACATCATGGCCACGTCGCGCTTCGCGCACTACCTGAAGATCATGGGCCGCGACAAGGTCGGCGCGTTCATGGAAGCCAGCGACTGCGAGGCTTGGCTCAACCGCTGGATCATCAACTACGTCAACGGCAATCCGGATGCCGGCCAGGATATGAAGGCCAAGTATCCGCTCGCCGAGGCGAAGGTCGAGGTCCGCGAGATTCCGGGCAAGCCGGGCTCCTACAACGCGGTCGCCTGGCTGCGTCCGTGGCTGCAGATGGAAGAACTCACCACCTCGCTGCGCATGGTGGCGCGGATTCCGTCCGCGTCCTGA
- the tssC gene encoding type VI secretion system contractile sheath large subunit, translating to MGRVPGDRLDRFLAESDPRAALREWFGDDAAASWGDPALALAIDRDIARLDALITDQLNAVIHHRRFLALEASWRGLRYLCSCAASASGVVVRAINASWAEIARDFSHATDFDRSALFHKVYTEEYGMPGGRPFGVLLCDYEIRHRLTPTHTVDDVAVLTGLAGVAAAAFAPTVLGASPELLGLEAFSELDRVRSVRQLFTGEEYRRYDRVRNLEDARFLGVVLPRVLMREPYSDADLRNMPFRYREDVDGLDASELCWGNAVYAFGEVLIRSYDLHGWFADICGSRRDEVDNGLVIGVPGPSVESDAPGVVRRFGCELAIPAHTEQDLSLLGLMNVNVCKDTSYLVFRTGASIQSVPRYDRPGAEVNARLSAMLRYILCVSRFAHYIKVQIRDRVGSFTTAEACESALQTWLHGYCLGNDDASMEMKARFPLREGRVEVRDIPGRPGAFACVLQLQPHFQLDQIFTTFKLVTDSALAAPQSAA from the coding sequence TTGGGGCGTGTTCCCGGCGACCGCCTCGACCGCTTCCTCGCCGAAAGCGATCCGCGCGCCGCGCTGCGCGAGTGGTTCGGCGACGATGCCGCCGCCTCCTGGGGCGATCCGGCGCTCGCGCTCGCCATCGACCGGGATATCGCCCGGCTCGATGCGCTCATCACCGATCAATTGAACGCCGTCATCCACCATCGCCGCTTCCTGGCGCTGGAAGCGTCGTGGCGCGGTCTGCGCTATCTGTGTTCCTGCGCGGCCTCGGCGAGCGGGGTGGTGGTGCGGGCGATCAACGCTTCGTGGGCGGAGATCGCGCGCGATTTCTCGCACGCGACCGATTTCGACCGCAGCGCGCTGTTCCACAAGGTCTATACGGAAGAATACGGCATGCCCGGCGGGCGGCCGTTCGGCGTCCTCCTGTGCGATTACGAGATCCGTCACCGGCTGACGCCGACCCACACGGTCGACGACGTCGCCGTGCTGACCGGACTTGCGGGCGTGGCGGCGGCGGCCTTCGCGCCGACCGTGCTCGGCGCCTCGCCGGAACTGCTCGGCCTCGAGGCGTTCTCCGAGCTCGACCGCGTGCGCAGCGTGCGGCAACTGTTCACGGGCGAGGAATATCGGCGATACGATCGGGTGCGAAATCTCGAAGACGCCCGCTTTCTGGGCGTGGTGCTGCCGCGTGTGCTGATGCGCGAGCCCTATTCGGACGCCGACCTGCGCAACATGCCGTTCCGCTACCGTGAGGACGTCGATGGGCTCGACGCCTCCGAACTCTGCTGGGGCAATGCCGTCTATGCTTTCGGAGAGGTGCTGATCCGCTCCTACGACCTCCACGGCTGGTTTGCCGATATCTGCGGTTCGCGCCGCGACGAGGTGGACAACGGCCTCGTCATCGGTGTGCCCGGGCCCTCGGTCGAAAGCGATGCGCCGGGGGTGGTGCGCCGGTTCGGCTGCGAACTCGCGATCCCCGCGCACACGGAGCAGGATCTGTCGCTGCTGGGGCTGATGAACGTCAACGTCTGCAAGGACACGTCCTATCTCGTGTTCAGAACGGGCGCGTCGATCCAGTCCGTGCCGCGCTACGACAGGCCGGGCGCCGAGGTGAACGCGCGCTTGTCGGCGATGTTGCGCTACATTCTCTGCGTGTCGCGCTTCGCCCATTACATCAAGGTGCAGATCCGCGATCGCGTCGGCAGCTTCACCACAGCGGAGGCGTGCGAGAGTGCGCTCCAGACGTGGCTGCACGGCTATTGCCTCGGCAACGACGACGCCTCGATGGAGATGAAGGCCCGCTTCCCCCTGCGTGAGGGCCGAGTGGAGGTGCGCGACATTCCCGGCAGGCCGGGCGCCTTCGCCTGCGTGCTCCAGCTTCAGCCCCACTTCCAGCTCGACCAGATCTTCACGACCTTCAAGCTCGTGACCGATTCCGCGCTTGCCGCACCCCAATCGGCCGCCTGA
- a CDS encoding type VI secretion system accessory protein TagJ: MTIASSLDLFTGGQLRAAVAAAGEAVKAAPGDIASRSLLAEYLCVAGELERAERQFEAIAAQDPKTSVQVMTLRQLVRADMMRRQVWKDGRAPEFLAEPPAHAAARLEALMHLRNGDVAAAAESVARAEDLRPQVSGMAGDVPFDDFRDLDDLIGGVLEVMTTTGKYYWVPMEQIEQAEFLPPSRPLDTAWRTVMLSVRGGPEGEVVIPGIYPVTGEAPSEAALTGRETDWIEEAPSFVRGQGLRCFLVGEESVSVLDLRTLTFKAD; the protein is encoded by the coding sequence ATGACGATCGCGTCATCGCTCGACCTGTTCACCGGCGGCCAGTTGCGCGCCGCCGTCGCTGCCGCGGGCGAGGCCGTCAAGGCGGCGCCGGGCGACATTGCCAGCCGCAGCCTGCTCGCCGAATATCTCTGCGTGGCAGGCGAGCTGGAGCGGGCGGAGCGGCAGTTCGAGGCCATCGCCGCCCAGGACCCCAAGACCTCCGTTCAGGTGATGACGCTGCGGCAGCTCGTGCGCGCCGACATGATGCGCCGGCAGGTCTGGAAGGACGGCCGCGCGCCGGAATTTCTCGCCGAGCCGCCGGCGCACGCGGCGGCGCGGCTCGAAGCGCTCATGCACCTTCGCAACGGCGACGTCGCGGCCGCGGCCGAAAGCGTCGCCCGGGCCGAGGATCTGCGTCCGCAGGTTTCCGGCATGGCGGGCGACGTTCCGTTCGACGATTTCCGCGATCTCGACGACCTGATCGGCGGCGTGCTCGAGGTGATGACGACGACGGGCAAATATTACTGGGTGCCGATGGAGCAGATCGAGCAGGCCGAATTCCTGCCGCCGTCGCGTCCGCTCGACACCGCGTGGCGCACCGTGATGCTTTCGGTGCGCGGCGGGCCGGAGGGCGAGGTCGTCATTCCCGGCATCTATCCCGTCACCGGCGAGGCCCCGTCCGAGGCCGCGCTGACCGGGCGCGAGACGGACTGGATCGAGGAGGCGCCCAGCTTCGTGCGCGGCCAGGGGCTGCGCTGCTTCCTCGTCGGCGAGGAGAGCGTCTCGGTGCTCGACCTGCGCACGTTGACGTTCAAGGCGGACTGA
- the tssE gene encoding type VI secretion system baseplate subunit TssE gives MPEAKPVVSLSLLDRLLDEEGSVVSRIREGMLRDLEDLLNTHPRVAGWSEHLRELDRSLLNFGIPDLSAVNLSTERHRSDMVREIGDIIRTWEPRLAKMDIFAVPNTDSSDRTLRIRIEAEIVISLSPEPVIFDTVIDPLSNRVSLKSANR, from the coding sequence ATGCCCGAAGCGAAGCCGGTCGTCTCCCTGTCGCTGCTCGACCGCCTGCTCGACGAGGAAGGCTCGGTCGTCTCGCGCATCCGCGAGGGTATGCTGCGGGATCTGGAGGATCTGCTCAACACCCATCCCCGCGTCGCGGGGTGGTCGGAGCACCTGCGCGAGCTCGACCGGTCTCTGCTGAATTTCGGCATCCCGGATCTGTCCGCCGTCAATCTCTCCACCGAGCGGCACCGCTCGGACATGGTCAGGGAGATCGGCGACATCATCCGCACCTGGGAACCGCGGCTGGCGAAGATGGACATCTTCGCCGTGCCGAACACCGATTCATCCGACCGCACATTGCGGATCCGGATCGAAGCGGAGATCGTGATTTCGCTTTCGCCCGAGCCGGTCATCTTCGACACGGTGATCGACCCCCTGAGCAACCGGGTTTCGCTCAAGAGTGCCAATCGGTGA